One genomic window of Sphingobacterium oryzagri includes the following:
- a CDS encoding S41 family peptidase, producing the protein MNKILTVILVLFQTLCSAQDQPLLRAFAADSLRADFDLMVGALKEAHAGLYWYNTSSGYDSIAQAEREKLVDGMDAYAFFRAASKMVTATREGHCRVGSSRAVGEYFNTKAQLPPLLVKMLHGNVYLLNDVHNQNTSGKILRKINDQPIAEIIDQIFLYSPKFADGYITTGKIRYSVDYAALAYNYTDFFENTAIYALELLDTATNIAATIHVPSVTASQFRKMERQLAFHNFQRPIELKINETKDVAQLSLHSFKHTNFDKNGMEDRAFAIFKAQIDSVFSMIKTSNVKNLIIDLRNNGGGTEGYEDYVFSYLTDKPYKKYRYVQANATTFSFLDHTQHNTAAKKREFEKDMANEFDADGKGNYYRRADFTAVDAAKESPFKGNLYVWFRVGPILEVLNLQVC; encoded by the coding sequence ATGAATAAGATTTTAACCGTGATCCTCGTTTTATTCCAAACGCTTTGTTCTGCGCAAGATCAGCCCCTTTTACGCGCGTTTGCCGCCGATTCGCTTCGAGCAGATTTTGATCTGATGGTAGGTGCGCTAAAAGAAGCGCATGCGGGACTGTATTGGTATAACACATCATCGGGTTATGATAGTATAGCCCAAGCAGAACGAGAAAAGCTTGTAGATGGTATGGATGCGTATGCTTTTTTTCGCGCAGCATCTAAAATGGTAACTGCTACCAGAGAAGGACATTGCCGAGTGGGATCTTCCAGGGCGGTGGGCGAGTATTTCAATACAAAAGCCCAGTTGCCACCTTTGCTTGTTAAAATGCTGCATGGCAACGTATACCTCCTTAATGATGTTCACAATCAAAATACCAGCGGGAAAATATTACGGAAAATAAATGATCAACCCATAGCTGAAATTATAGACCAGATCTTTCTATACAGCCCAAAGTTTGCAGATGGTTACATCACGACAGGTAAGATCAGGTACAGTGTAGATTACGCTGCGCTAGCGTATAATTATACCGATTTTTTCGAAAATACAGCGATCTACGCATTAGAGTTATTAGATACAGCCACTAACATTGCCGCCACGATTCACGTGCCAAGCGTTACGGCCAGCCAATTCAGAAAAATGGAAAGGCAGTTGGCGTTTCATAATTTTCAACGTCCCATCGAGTTGAAGATCAATGAAACGAAAGATGTGGCTCAGTTATCGTTGCATTCGTTTAAACATACAAATTTTGATAAAAATGGCATGGAAGATCGGGCCTTCGCTATTTTTAAAGCGCAAATTGATAGTGTTTTTTCGATGATAAAAACATCGAATGTGAAAAATCTTATTATCGACTTGCGAAACAATGGTGGGGGAACAGAGGGGTATGAAGATTATGTGTTTTCATACTTGACGGATAAGCCCTATAAAAAATACAGATATGTGCAGGCCAATGCGACGACCTTTTCATTTTTGGATCATACCCAGCATAATACCGCTGCAAAAAAGCGGGAATTTGAAAAAGATATGGCCAATGAATTTGACGCAGACGGCAAGGGGAATTATTATCGTCGAGCGGACTTTACGGCAGTGGACGCGGCTAAAGAAAGTCCGTTTAAGGGTAATTTGTATGTTTGGTTTCGGGTAGGACCTATTCTGGAGGTGCTGAATTTGCAAGTTTGTTGA
- a CDS encoding phosphatase PAP2 family protein: MTEKNEPLKRGNPFASCLFLWIILLSVASFCFPKLDSFAFINGHHHPIADIFFATITFAGDGYVIVGLGLTLYFMRHRTLGIALVASYISSGLLCSLLKRTFHAPRPVAFFADNPDFNAVSWMPMAYHNSFPSGHTTSVFAMVMTIALFSKNRTMAHIALLVGCLTAYSRVYLGQHFVEDLWLGTFLGCSVSLLCYRIYVAWPQRSANRIRVRIPSLNV, from the coding sequence ATGACTGAAAAGAACGAACCGTTAAAAAGGGGAAATCCCTTTGCTAGCTGCCTGTTTTTATGGATAATTTTACTTTCTGTGGCGAGTTTTTGCTTTCCAAAATTAGATTCATTTGCATTTATTAACGGTCATCATCACCCCATTGCCGATATTTTCTTCGCGACTATCACCTTTGCAGGAGATGGGTATGTCATCGTCGGATTGGGGCTTACGCTTTACTTTATGAGGCATAGAACCTTAGGTATCGCACTTGTTGCAAGCTACATCAGTTCCGGGTTACTTTGCTCGCTATTGAAACGCACTTTTCACGCTCCACGCCCTGTTGCCTTCTTCGCTGACAATCCGGATTTTAATGCGGTATCCTGGATGCCCATGGCTTATCATAACTCTTTCCCATCGGGTCATACAACATCAGTGTTTGCGATGGTCATGACGATAGCATTGTTTTCTAAAAACCGTACCATGGCACATATAGCACTTTTAGTAGGTTGCCTCACGGCTTACTCGCGGGTATATTTGGGTCAACATTTTGTAGAAGACCTTTGGCTCGGCACCTTCTTGGGCTGTAGCGTCTCGTTACTGTGTTACCGTATTTACGTAGCCTGGCCTCAACGATCGGCAAACCGCATACGCGTAAGAATTCCTTCGCTAAACGTGTAG
- a CDS encoding GtrA family protein, whose product MVTWFIKLLKFGLVGGLGIVTDFIITWLCKERFRWNKYIANACGFCTAVLQNYALNRYWTFQSRDEQVLMQFSKFLLVSLLGLALNTAILMLLHERLRLPFYWSKILAIALVFFWNFSANYYFTF is encoded by the coding sequence ATGGTAACATGGTTTATTAAATTATTGAAGTTTGGCCTCGTCGGAGGTTTGGGGATCGTAACCGATTTTATAATCACCTGGCTCTGTAAAGAACGCTTTCGTTGGAACAAGTATATAGCCAACGCTTGTGGTTTCTGCACTGCTGTGCTGCAAAACTATGCCTTAAATCGCTACTGGACATTTCAGAGTCGTGATGAGCAGGTTTTGATGCAGTTTTCAAAATTTCTATTGGTCAGTTTGCTGGGCTTAGCCTTGAATACGGCGATACTTATGCTGTTGCATGAGCGTCTCCGATTACCTTTTTACTGGAGTAAGATTCTGGCAATCGCGCTGGTTTTTTTCTGGAATTTTTCAGCAAACTATTACTTTACTTTTTGA
- a CDS encoding ArnT family glycosyltransferase, protein MCTNDFKAKINWLIILMTSIRCICACLVELGNDEVYYYTYAAQLDWNHFDHPPLVGVLIRFFTLNLHGVNDFSMRLGAIVSAAAATWLIAQIGMLIKNERTGFIAAILYNASIYTGIIAGLFILPDSPAVLFWLASIYTFLNLLREPDQSKQNWLFTLTGLWIGLATMSKVHGCFLWLGILGYIVFCKKTLLRSKGLYIGFMITAIVIMPIFIWNIQHDFITYRFHGDRVAWQGFEINLQTFAVALIGQFMYANPLVALLAAGMIWAYCHKETFLDRTTTHFLLWLSVPIIGLTTIISLFKPVLPHWSGPGLLAIMLLTASWVDERLAISAKMSKGRSMINSMLYLNIVVMLLAVALVRYYPGTLGKKDEKHAGEGDFTLDMYGWRNFAEKFQQVQAKTGKLPLLVDKWFIGGHLYYYVARPLNMPVVSYGSLHDLHKFAWLMEKGDCLMPGSSAYYVAASNYYKDPRALYPDLFEEITLLAKIPETRSGKVTRYWYIYKLERAKTTLGTSVWY, encoded by the coding sequence ATGTGTACGAACGATTTTAAGGCTAAAATCAATTGGCTCATTATCCTGATGACATCCATTCGATGCATTTGTGCCTGTTTGGTCGAGTTAGGCAACGATGAGGTTTATTATTATACCTATGCAGCACAGCTCGACTGGAACCATTTTGATCATCCACCACTTGTTGGTGTCCTTATTCGGTTTTTTACGCTGAATCTGCATGGGGTCAATGATTTCTCGATGCGTTTAGGTGCTATCGTTTCCGCGGCTGCTGCAACCTGGCTTATTGCGCAGATTGGTATGCTTATCAAAAATGAACGAACGGGCTTTATCGCGGCGATTCTGTACAATGCGTCCATCTACACGGGCATTATCGCCGGACTGTTTATATTGCCCGATTCACCTGCAGTATTGTTTTGGCTGGCCAGTATCTATACTTTTTTGAACCTGTTACGCGAGCCCGATCAGAGCAAGCAAAACTGGCTTTTCACGCTTACCGGATTATGGATTGGTCTGGCAACGATGAGCAAAGTACATGGCTGTTTTCTTTGGTTGGGTATACTGGGCTATATCGTATTTTGTAAAAAGACGTTGCTACGGTCAAAAGGACTTTATATCGGATTTATGATAACGGCTATCGTGATCATGCCGATTTTCATTTGGAATATACAACACGATTTTATCACCTATCGATTTCACGGCGATCGCGTCGCATGGCAGGGCTTTGAGATTAATTTGCAAACCTTTGCGGTTGCGCTCATAGGGCAGTTTATGTATGCCAATCCGCTGGTTGCGCTGTTGGCTGCTGGGATGATTTGGGCCTATTGCCATAAAGAAACTTTTCTCGACAGAACGACTACGCACTTCCTTCTTTGGCTTTCCGTGCCTATCATTGGTCTTACAACAATTATTTCCTTGTTTAAGCCGGTGTTACCGCATTGGAGCGGGCCCGGTCTTCTAGCGATTATGTTGCTTACGGCCTCTTGGGTAGATGAGCGGCTTGCGATAAGCGCGAAGATGAGCAAAGGTAGAAGTATGATCAACAGCATGCTCTACCTGAATATAGTGGTCATGTTGCTTGCTGTAGCGCTCGTGCGTTACTATCCCGGTACATTGGGGAAAAAGGATGAAAAACATGCAGGAGAAGGTGATTTTACGCTGGATATGTACGGCTGGCGAAACTTTGCGGAAAAGTTTCAGCAGGTGCAGGCCAAAACAGGAAAGCTCCCCTTACTTGTAGACAAATGGTTTATTGGCGGCCATCTCTATTATTACGTCGCCAGGCCGCTGAATATGCCCGTGGTCAGTTATGGCAGCTTACATGATTTACATAAATTTGCTTGGCTGATGGAAAAAGGTGATTGCTTGATGCCTGGCTCCAGCGCTTATTACGTTGCCGCCTCTAATTATTACAAAGATCCGCGAGCGCTTTATCCCGACCTTTTTGAAGAGATAACGCTGCTAGCGAAAATTCCGGAAACACGAAGTGGCAAAGTCACCCGCTATTGGTATATCTATAAACTGGAGCGAGCGAAAACCACGCTTGGCACCAGCGTATGGTACTAA
- a CDS encoding TolC family protein, translating to MSRFYVLLMLFCFGFWNSIKAQENKQGLPEIAFTVEDLEDLLMANHPVVKQTMLLGKTAQAQVAQALGKFDPTVYAAFQNKHFGNTAYYNQWNSELKVPLWLAGADLKVAYDRNVGAFTNPQSRTNNAGLSAVGLSIPLGQGLFIDSRRNTLWQAKAMLSYAEAEQVKQINAIWFQAVSDYWNWYYAHKQYRLIYEGVQLAERRFRGISRQTLLGDRPTIDSVEASVTVQERKIELAKYEIELKNARLLLSNHLWNENEAPVELPDNAIPEQVDNRQLVPETTLLLELLEQAQQFHPELLKLESKGQQLLFEERYRREMIKPKLNVSGTLISSRRNFTETLPNYYDFNWSNYKFGLEFVFPIFLRAERGKLREVRLKQDQLRFDQVIMDRNIQNDVTIKYNDLTAYSRQIRLQIDNIASQQILLRGELQKFELGETTLFLINSRESKLIEMQIKQENLITDYQKALAELYYKAGTRL from the coding sequence ATGAGTAGATTTTATGTGTTGCTTATGCTGTTTTGCTTCGGCTTTTGGAACAGCATTAAAGCGCAGGAAAACAAACAAGGTTTGCCGGAAATTGCTTTTACGGTCGAAGATCTGGAAGATCTTCTGATGGCAAACCATCCCGTGGTCAAGCAAACGATGCTATTGGGAAAAACCGCACAGGCGCAGGTGGCACAGGCTTTGGGAAAATTTGATCCTACGGTGTATGCTGCGTTTCAGAACAAGCACTTTGGCAACACCGCTTATTACAACCAGTGGAATAGCGAGCTGAAAGTGCCTCTGTGGTTAGCAGGCGCAGACTTAAAAGTAGCTTACGATAGAAATGTCGGTGCGTTTACCAATCCGCAATCCCGAACAAATAATGCCGGTTTATCAGCCGTAGGCTTGAGCATACCTTTGGGTCAAGGATTGTTTATCGACAGCCGCAGAAACACGCTTTGGCAAGCCAAGGCTATGTTAAGCTACGCCGAAGCGGAGCAAGTAAAACAGATCAACGCCATTTGGTTTCAAGCGGTTTCTGACTATTGGAATTGGTATTATGCACATAAGCAATACCGCTTAATTTACGAAGGTGTACAGCTTGCAGAAAGACGTTTTCGGGGTATTAGCCGACAAACCTTGTTGGGTGACCGACCGACAATCGATTCTGTAGAAGCATCCGTTACCGTGCAAGAGCGTAAGATAGAATTGGCAAAATATGAAATCGAGCTAAAAAATGCGCGTCTGCTTTTGTCTAACCATCTATGGAATGAAAACGAAGCTCCGGTGGAGTTGCCAGACAATGCTATTCCAGAGCAAGTGGATAACAGGCAACTTGTCCCGGAAACCACGTTGTTGCTCGAGCTACTTGAGCAGGCGCAACAGTTTCATCCGGAATTATTAAAATTGGAAAGCAAGGGGCAACAGCTCTTGTTTGAGGAACGCTACCGGCGCGAGATGATAAAACCGAAGCTCAATGTATCGGGTACATTGATATCCAGCCGCCGGAATTTCACCGAAACCTTGCCTAATTACTACGATTTTAATTGGAGCAATTACAAATTTGGATTGGAGTTTGTTTTCCCTATATTTTTGCGTGCAGAGCGCGGCAAACTCCGGGAAGTACGACTAAAGCAGGACCAGCTACGATTTGACCAGGTAATCATGGATCGCAATATTCAGAATGATGTCACGATCAAATATAACGACCTGACGGCATATAGCCGGCAGATACGCCTGCAAATAGACAATATCGCCAGCCAGCAGATTTTGTTGCGCGGCGAGCTGCAAAAATTTGAGCTGGGTGAGACGACCTTATTTCTGATCAATAGTCGGGAAAGCAAATTGATTGAAATGCAGATAAAACAAGAAAATTTGATTACGGATTATCAAAAGGCGCTGGCTGAGCTTTACTACAAAGCGGGTACGCGGTTGTAG
- a CDS encoding HlyD family secretion protein, with protein sequence MKNNKHGIQKTVSWEDFSSVGRDHLLKEQASIFLGRLLIIAAIVFILVLFLPWRQTIPGRGIVTALRPEDRPQTVQNQIGGRIEHWAVREGDEVFRGDTILILSETSQSYFDPELPTRLQEQLLAKRNSEDAAEQKMQATEAQIQALGSGLHYQLEAAQNKVVQARNVVKIDSADLLATQSFFETSAARLVRYEQGYKDGLFSLTDIETRRLNLQNDRAKVVSAENKLTNSRQSLINASIELDNIRAKYNEALAKAQSDLGSALSSKATAQGDISKLRNEITNIDIRRGLYVVRAPQDGYVVKTLKAGIGENIKEGESVVTLQPKKPLLAAELYVNAMDVPLILNESDTRLQFEGWPSVQFSGWPSVAVGTFAGKVSVIDKVSSANGQYRLLIRPADPVPDGDEPWPKQLRLGSGVYGRVILNAVPLWYEIWRQLNGFPPSLEREPKVEPLN encoded by the coding sequence ATGAAGAATAATAAACACGGTATTCAAAAAACCGTCAGCTGGGAAGATTTTTCCAGCGTAGGACGCGATCATTTGCTCAAAGAGCAAGCGTCGATTTTTTTAGGTCGACTGTTAATCATTGCCGCCATCGTTTTCATTTTGGTGCTTTTTCTTCCTTGGCGCCAGACCATACCGGGGCGAGGCATCGTCACCGCGCTTCGGCCGGAAGATCGGCCGCAAACCGTTCAAAACCAAATTGGCGGACGGATAGAGCATTGGGCCGTGCGCGAGGGCGACGAAGTTTTTCGCGGCGATACCATTTTAATACTTTCGGAGACCTCGCAATCGTATTTCGATCCCGAGTTGCCTACCCGTCTACAGGAGCAGCTTTTAGCGAAACGTAATAGTGAAGATGCAGCCGAACAAAAGATGCAGGCAACAGAAGCCCAAATTCAAGCTTTAGGAAGCGGCTTGCACTATCAACTGGAAGCGGCCCAAAATAAAGTTGTTCAAGCGAGAAACGTGGTCAAGATTGATAGTGCCGATTTGCTTGCTACGCAAAGTTTCTTCGAAACAAGTGCTGCACGCTTAGTGCGCTATGAGCAAGGTTATAAAGACGGTCTTTTTTCATTAACGGATATTGAAACTCGCCGCCTTAATCTGCAAAACGACCGTGCAAAAGTGGTAAGTGCAGAAAATAAACTGACGAATTCCCGCCAGTCGCTGATCAACGCGTCGATCGAACTGGATAATATCCGTGCAAAATACAACGAAGCGTTGGCAAAAGCCCAGTCTGATCTTGGATCAGCCTTATCATCAAAAGCCACGGCCCAGGGCGACATTTCGAAACTGCGTAATGAAATAACCAATATTGACATTCGTCGTGGTCTCTACGTGGTGCGTGCACCGCAGGATGGCTACGTCGTCAAAACGTTGAAAGCCGGTATTGGTGAAAACATCAAAGAAGGCGAATCAGTCGTCACTTTACAACCGAAAAAGCCATTATTGGCGGCAGAATTGTATGTCAATGCGATGGACGTTCCGCTGATATTAAACGAAAGCGATACACGGTTACAGTTTGAAGGTTGGCCTTCGGTTCAGTTCTCCGGATGGCCTTCTGTCGCAGTCGGTACGTTTGCTGGCAAAGTCAGTGTGATCGATAAAGTGAGTAGCGCTAACGGCCAGTATCGGTTGCTTATTCGTCCGGCAGACCCAGTTCCGGATGGTGATGAGCCTTGGCCTAAGCAGTTGCGTTTAGGATCGGGTGTTTATGGTCGGGTTATTTTAAATGCGGTGCCGCTGTGGTATGAAATATGGAGACAACTAAATGGTTTTCCACCTAGCCTGGAGCGGGAGCCCAAAGTCGAACCTTTAAACTAG
- a CDS encoding ABC transporter transmembrane domain-containing protein: protein MTHHHGGPTPLQRLVKLLHPERRTINYIFVYAMVIGVFSLTIPVGITAIFNLLNNGAMYSSTYILIAFVIFGVVAAGLLLIGQLSLVEYLEQKLFLKSAVEFAYRLPRIKRAELEGENLVELVNRFFDVIIIQKGIIKLLIDIVAAVVTILFSVILLSFYHPVFLTFGLVVMIAIAILLIVYYRRGLNASIQESEHKYETVAYLENVAAHIEEYRGNTQKMQEVIINTDHISSKYLTSRNEHFKVLKRFFAGSMIIRTLLFGAMLLLGSYFVVERQMTFGQFVAAEVVIVQIGYAIEKLLTNLNTIFDMLTGSVKLGMVTDLALEEGAAAYEE, encoded by the coding sequence ATGACGCATCATCATGGTGGTCCTACGCCGTTGCAACGCTTGGTAAAATTGTTACATCCAGAGCGCAGAACCATTAATTATATATTTGTCTACGCTATGGTTATTGGCGTATTTAGCCTAACCATTCCTGTAGGCATTACCGCAATTTTCAACCTGTTGAATAACGGCGCGATGTACAGTTCGACTTACATCTTAATTGCTTTCGTTATTTTCGGGGTCGTTGCTGCCGGGCTTTTATTGATCGGACAATTAAGTTTGGTTGAATACCTGGAGCAGAAGCTTTTCTTAAAATCGGCTGTAGAGTTTGCTTATCGCCTACCGCGCATCAAGCGCGCCGAGCTGGAAGGAGAAAATCTAGTCGAGTTAGTTAACCGTTTTTTCGATGTCATCATTATCCAAAAGGGTATCATCAAATTATTGATCGATATCGTGGCCGCCGTAGTGACAATCCTCTTTAGTGTGATTTTGTTATCCTTCTACCATCCGGTGTTCCTAACTTTCGGACTTGTTGTTATGATTGCGATCGCAATCCTTTTGATCGTGTATTATCGTCGCGGCTTAAATGCCAGCATCCAGGAGTCTGAGCACAAGTATGAAACAGTGGCTTACCTCGAAAATGTGGCTGCCCATATCGAAGAATATCGAGGCAATACGCAAAAGATGCAGGAAGTTATTATCAATACCGACCACATCAGCAGCAAATATTTAACCTCTAGAAACGAGCATTTTAAAGTGCTTAAGCGCTTTTTTGCCGGATCCATGATTATCCGTACGCTGCTATTTGGCGCGATGCTTCTACTTGGCTCCTATTTTGTCGTGGAGCGGCAAATGACCTTCGGCCAGTTTGTTGCGGCAGAGGTCGTCATTGTGCAAATTGGTTACGCCATTGAAAAGTTATTGACTAATTTAAATACCATTTTTGATATGTTGACCGGTAGTGTTAAGCTAGGTATGGTTACTGATTTAGCGTTAGAGGAGGGCGCGGCAGCATATGAAGAATAA
- a CDS encoding glycosyl hydrolase family 18 protein, which produces MKQLIFKSRASRFALCAGLSMLSLFSCKQETIEPEVLNESSSVAAVDAATDIQIISCMEVNNTNPLNNLSLTLSSTGEPLIDMVILFSSNINVDPQTGEVIITHNENVTHILENRQKYLQPLKDKGIKVILSILGNHDKSGVANLDAQTAQAFAQKVKNTCDDYGLDGVFYDDEYSAYQNPPPAGFVQPSNQAAARLCYETKLAMPDKLVMVYVYSRTAHFGGSNAIPQAEAGEYIDYALHDYLQSYDLTNNYPGLPRSGWGMSSGEYALNRYPTATALTNLRNGGYGAHMIFSFDPTRSNFASNQRPALENLANILFDDQLLVDQTQIYAKDW; this is translated from the coding sequence ATGAAACAATTAATTTTCAAAAGCCGTGCTTCTAGATTTGCGTTATGCGCCGGGCTAAGCATGCTATCCTTATTCTCCTGTAAGCAGGAAACGATCGAGCCGGAAGTTCTAAACGAATCAAGCAGTGTAGCGGCGGTTGATGCAGCGACCGATATACAGATCATAAGTTGCATGGAGGTAAACAATACCAATCCGTTGAACAACCTGAGTTTAACGTTAAGCAGCACCGGCGAGCCGCTGATCGATATGGTGATCTTGTTTTCGTCTAATATCAATGTTGATCCGCAAACGGGTGAGGTGATCATCACGCACAATGAAAACGTAACTCACATTCTGGAAAACAGGCAAAAGTACCTGCAACCTTTAAAAGATAAAGGTATAAAAGTTATCTTGAGTATTTTGGGCAATCATGATAAATCCGGCGTAGCCAATCTTGATGCGCAAACAGCACAGGCATTTGCTCAAAAAGTAAAAAATACGTGCGATGATTACGGCTTAGACGGGGTGTTTTATGACGACGAATACTCGGCTTATCAAAATCCGCCGCCTGCAGGATTTGTGCAGCCCTCCAATCAGGCAGCCGCCCGGTTGTGCTATGAAACAAAGCTCGCGATGCCTGATAAACTGGTGATGGTTTACGTTTATTCGCGCACGGCACACTTCGGCGGCAGCAACGCCATACCGCAAGCGGAAGCCGGCGAATATATCGACTATGCTTTGCATGATTATCTACAAAGCTACGATCTGACCAACAATTATCCGGGCTTACCGCGAAGCGGCTGGGGAATGTCGTCGGGTGAATACGCACTCAATCGCTACCCGACGGCTACCGCTTTAACAAATCTGCGGAACGGTGGCTATGGCGCGCATATGATCTTTTCTTTCGATCCTACGCGATCAAATTTCGCCTCTAATCAGCGACCTGCTTTGGAAAATCTCGCCAACATATTGTTTGACGACCAATTGCTAGTGGACCAAACACAGATTTATGCTAAAGACTGGTAA